A stretch of DNA from Myxococcota bacterium:
AGACCCATCGAACGGCCATTTTTTAAACGAACCAACTTTAGAATATTTAGCCAAAGCAGCGGTTGTTCATGCGAGTGCAGGCTCAGATATGATTGCACCCTCTGGCTGCATCGACGGGATGGTGCAAGCCATTCGAGCAGGTCTTAACGAGGCAAAGTTTATCTATACGCCCATCATGAGCTATTCGGTTAAGTATGCCAGCAGCCTATATAGCCCTTTTAGGGAAGCGGCTGAATGTGCGCCGCAGTTCGGCAATAGAAAAACCTACCAGATGGATCCGCCCAATGCTCGCGAGGCCATTAAAGAAATGGCCATCGACATTGCCGAAGGCGCGGATATCCTAATCGTCAAACCGGCCGGCTTTTATTTAGATATTATTCAAAGCGCCAAGGCTAACTTCGACGTACCCATCACCGCCTACCAAGTCAGCGGTGAATACGCGATGCTTCATGCCAGCGCGCAGTTAGGCTGGACCGATTTACAAAGCACCGCGCTTGAAAGCCTGACCGCTATTAAGCGAGCGGGTGCGAATCAAATTATTACCTACTTTGCAAAAGATGTGGCCCAATGGATTTCCTAAACGCTCTTCAAAACAAGCCAGTTTCCAAAACGCCCATTTGGCTGATGCGTCAAGCCGGCCGTTATATGGCTTCGTATAGAGCTTTGCGCGCCAAGCATACTTTGCTCGAGTTGGTCAAAACGCCTGAGCTCGCATGTGAGGTCACGCTTCAGCCTTTGGCGGCGTTTAAACTCGATGCAGCGATCATATTTTCTGATATTTTGCCGATCTTGGAAACGTTAGGGCTCGGTCTCGATTTCGTTCACGGCGAAGGTCCGGTTTTGGATAATCCCATTCGCACCCGTGCGCAGGTGCAAAATCTCACTTTAAGGCCCATTGAAGAAACCGTCGGCTTTACGCTGGACGCTATCAAACTGGTAAAGCCTGAAATCAAAGTGCCTTTGATTGGCTTTTCAGGATCGCCGTTTACACTCGCCTGTTACGCCATCGAAGGCGGCTCCAGCAAAGATCATCGCTTAGCCAAAACGTTCATGTATTCAGAGCCGGAAGCGTGGCATCGTCTCATGAGCACGCTGGCTGAATTAGTCGGGCAGTATTTGCTGCTTCAAGCTGATGCGGGCGTAGATGTACTGCAAGTCTTCGATAGCTGGGCCGGATCGCTCAGTGCGATAGATTATGAGCGTTTTGTATTTCCACACACTCAAAAGGTTATTAGGACCGCAAAACGCTCAGGCAAGCCTGTCATTTATTTTTCCACTGGCACTGCAGGATTTAACCATCTAATTGCGAAGTTAGATGCTGATGCCTATAGCATTGACTGGCGCATGCCACTGGGGCAAGCGCATGAAATTTTGGGCACTCATAAACCCATCCAAGGCAATTTAGATCCTCTCACTCTGCTGGCACCCTGGGATGAGCTCAAACATCAAATCGATTTCGTTCTGGCACAGGCGCCTAAGACAGGCTTTATCTTCAACCTCGGTCATGGGATCTTGCAGCAAACACCTGAAGATAACGTCCGCAGGTTAACGGACTACCTAAACGCGTAATGTCACCCAACGATTGCTGTGGCTCATTCGTCCGTTGTATCCTTGGGTATGCCTGAACCCATTGAAGAAGAGCTCCCGTTAGAAGAAGAAATCGAAGAACCGGCAGAACCAGCTACCGCGCCATCAAGCCCTAAATCGCCGGCCGCCAGCTTTGCCAGTGACCAAGACGATTCCAAAGCTGCCCAAAAGATCGCAACTGAAGAAAAATTCCTCGAGCCTATGGATTTAGAAAGCGCGGAAGCGGTTCCAAGGCGGCGCGGCAATTTCAGAACCCAAGTCGCTGCCAAACAGTTAAAGCGTCTCACGATAGATCCCAAAGAAGCTGCAGCTGAGGCTGGCGAAAAAGTACAAGATCTCGCCGCCTCGCACGGTGCCAGTATTTTGCACAATATCCCAGTACTCGGCCTGGTCGCCACTTTCTTTGCCAAGCGAAAAGAAAATAACGAGCTAAAAGAAACGAGCGAAGATTTTACCGCCCTCAATCAAGCTCGCATGAAGATTTTAACCAAACAGCCACATGCCGCATTAGACATTGCCCGAGGAGTCGCTCCAAAGCAGTTTTGGCAGGAGAATCAAAGCCGCGGTGTCAATCTTCTGCTCGCCAACACTTTAGAATACGCCCAAGTGCAACTTCAAAAACGCTTTGCCAAACTTCAAAGAAGCAGCGTTGCCACTGATGTACAAACTATCGGCGCCGGCGTTTCAGCTTCCATCATCGGTGCACCGATTGGTGTTGGGATTTCAGCCGCTGGCGCTGTTGCCAAAGCGGGCATGGGCCTAAAATCTTTAGCCACTTTCGGCAGAAAATTCATCAATCGCACCCTAGGTGTAGAGCGCAGCGAACATGCCAGTCTGCTGTACGGTCTCGCGTTGGAGCATTTACAGTCCAAATATCAAGTACCGCCAGCCAGAGATCTCGACATGGTCAACCAATCAATGGACTTTGTCAGCACGCTCGGTATAGCCAAAGATAGGGAACAAGCGCGTGCCAATGCGTTTCAGATGCTTCGTTCATTAAATGTAGCGCCTGATCCGGGCGATCAGCAATCGGTAAATCTATTCATGACCAAGGGTTTTGATAAAATCATGGATTTGATGAAAGGCTAACACGCAAACAAATTCGAAAAATTTAGATTTCTCCAAAAGGCCTGAGGTAGTCTTTGGCCATGGTCGAAAATCAACATAAAGTCGGTGTCGTTCCAGCCACCCTAATGGTTGCTGGAAATATCATGGGTTCAGGCGTTTTCATGTTGCCGGCGAATTTAGCCGCAACAGGTGGAATCGCTATTTACGGGTGGATCGTCACCATAATTGGGGCGCTTTGTTTATCCATGGTTTATGCGCGTATGTCTTCCATCGATGACAGCGCTGGCGGCTCTTACGCTTATGCCAAACGCGCTTTCGGGCCGTTTATTGGTTATCAAACCAACTTGCTCTATTGGGTGGGCAACTGGATCGGCAACGTTGCTTTGACGGTCGTTGGTGTTGGCTATCTCAGCTTCTTTTTTTCGACTTTAGGAACGCCAATGGGCGGCGCTATTGCCTGCATCGGCATGATTTGGCTCTTTACTTATATTAATATCTTAGGCCCTAAAATTACCTCAAGAGTTCAATCAGTGACCACCGTGCTGGCGCTGATCGTCATTGTTGGCGTGGCTATCTTTGGCTGGTTTAGATTTAGCCTCGATACCTACATGACATCTTGGAATGTTCAGCACTTAGGGACGTTTCCCGCAATTCAGTCCGTTTTAAACGTGACCCTTTGGTCCTTTATTGGGGTTGAAACGGCGTCGGTTGCGGCTGGCGTAGTAGAAAACCCGAAGAAAAATGTGCCCATTGCCACCATCGGCGGCGTGGCACTGGCGGCGGTTTGTTACCTGCTTTCCTGTACCGCGATCATGGGCGTTATCCCGGGGCCGGAACTCATCAAATCAGCGGCACCATTCGCAGATGCAGCAAAGTTGGCGATGGGCGAAATCGGCGGCGGTATTGTATCTTTTTGCGCGGCAGCAGGGTGTTTAGGCTCTTTGGGCGGTTGGATCATGGCCACAGGGCTCTCCGCAAAAGCGGCATCAGATGACGGACTGTTTCCCAAAATATTCGGTCGCGCGAATGCCAAAGGCACGCCAGTGATGGGGCTGATTATTGTCGCTGTTTTGATGACCCTTTGCGTCATTTTGACCGTTTCTCCTTCAGCCAGCAAAGAGTTTGGCACCATTTCGTCGATAGCAGTTTTATTAACCCTGGTTGCTTATATTTATGTCGCAAGCGCTTTGATTGCCATTGCGAGCAGAGCAAATCAGGCCCTAGGCGTCATCATCTTTATCAGTGTCGTTAGCATCGCATTTTGTAGTTGGGCAGTCATCGGCACCAAAGGCGGTGAGCCCGCTTGGCTAGCCGTTATCCTGCTCGCGAGCACCGCCATGTACGCCTTAACCACCAAAGGAGAAAAAGTATGATTGAAAGAACTTCTGCGGTGATAAGACATCGCGTCCTGCTTGCTCATGAAGCGATTGAAGAAGGCGGCGGCGCTGCACGAGCGCTGATGGCTCTAGAAGAAGAGCTGCTCATGCGCGATATTGACATGGTCAAGGGATCCGATGACAGCGCCAGCATCTTCTCCACCGACGCGAGCCTTCATGGCGTTTTGGTCAGCTGGACACTGCCTGGCGCCTTGGAGCTTATCCAAGTCATTCGCAAGAGAAACGGCAAAATCCCGATATTTCTTTTGATCGAGCGAGAAGACTCAGCGAATTTGTCCAAAGAAATCTTAACTATTGTTAGCGAATTAATTTGGCTATTCGAAGACAGCTTGCCGTTTATTGCTGGGCGTATTGAAGCGAGCATTCACTTATATTCGAGCAATATTTTAGGACCGATGGCCAAGGCGCTGCTTGAATTTGATCACATCCATGAATACTCGTGGCACACACCAGGGCATACCGGTGGCACAGCGTTTCAAAAGGCACCTGCTGGCCGGTTATTTTTCGATTACTTTGGTGAGAATCTATTTAGATCCGACTTGTCGATTAGTGTAGGTGAACTGGGATCACTGCTTGATCACTCCGGACCGATCGGTGAAGGTGAAAAATATGCTGCTAGGGTGTTCGGCGCGGATCGAACCTATTGCGTAACCAACGGTACCTCCACTTCGAATCGCATCATCTGGATGGCTTCGGTTTGTAGAGGCCAACTGGCTCTGGTGGATCGCAACTGCCATAAATCCACCGAACACGGGCTAACTCTGACTGGCGCGATTCCACAGTATTTAATGCCTACGAGAAACCAATACGGCATTATCGGGCCAATTCCGCCCGAGCATTTGGTTTCAGAAGCGATTCATGCCAATGGCACGCCGGTTCATTGCGTTATCACCAACTCCACTTATGACGGGCTGACCTATAACGTGGATCGTGTTTTAGAGCTTATTGGTGATTCAGTCGACAGAATCCATTTTGACGAAGCTTGGTATGCTTACGCCAGGTTTCATCCGCTCTATCGAGGGCGTCATGCTATGCGAAAGGGTTCGGAAAACGGCTCGCTGCAAGGCCCCACCCTCTTTGCGACACATTCCACGCACAAACTGCTCGCCGCGCTTTCTCAGGCGTCGTTTATCCATATAAAAGACGGCCGCAACAGCATTGACCATGCGCGCTTCAACGAATCGTTTATGATGCACGCGTCCACTTCCCCTTTATACACCATAATTGCATCGAACGATGTCACGACATCTATGATGGACGGGCCCGGTGGTGAAGCTTTGATGGATGAAGCGATTAGGGACGCCATCGCTTTTAGACAGCTGGTCACCAAACTTTGGCGCGAGCATGCCGATAGCAACGATTGGTTTTTCCAAACCTGGAATCCTACCGAAATCGAACAAACACCCTTCGAACAAGTGTCGCCTGATCGCCTGGCATGTGACCCGTCTTGTTGGGTCTTGCATCCTAACGACGAATGGCATGGGTTCCACCTAGAAGACGACTATTGCATGCTTGATCCCATCAAAGTGCAAGTGGTGACCACGCCCGGCAATTTTCCGGCAGGTCTTTTGACTGCCTATCTTGATGCCAAGGGCATTGAAGTTGAGAAAACCAACGATTACTCCATTTTGTTTCTTTTCTCGATTGGAGTGACCAATGCGAAATGGAGCACACTGCTGCACCAGCTGCTCGCATTTAAACAAGATTTCGATGCGAATCTGCCACTCACCGAAGCGATCCCTGCCATTGCAAATTTTTATCCGGGCCTCGGTCTCAAAGACTTAGGCAAGCGTATGCAGGATCATATGGTGAAAAATGGCACCTTGGATCTTCAAGCCAAAGCATTTTCAAAACTGCCGACGCCGACCATGATCCCGGCGGATGCCTATCAACGTCTTCTTGCTAATGCCATTCAGCGCATTCCATTAAACCAAGCGGCGGGCAGGACGGCGGCGACCGGGTTGGTGCCTTACCCACCAGGGATTCCGTTAATTATGCCGGGCGAAAATATTGGCAGTGCTGACGAGCCTTTCATGAAGTACCTGCTGGCACTCGAGGCATGGGACAAAGAATTCCCAGGCTTTGCCCACGATACTCACGGGATCGAGCCTGAAAACGGCGTTTATCACTTATTGGTTCTCAAATGACCGATGCCCAGCCCAAAAAAATGAATCTGCTCATGGCCAGCCTGCTGGTCCTGGTCAACATGGTGGGAACAGGCATTTTTTTGCTGCCTGTGAGCATGGCCAGCATTGGCAGTATCTCCATCTGGGGCTGGTTGATGGCAACGGTAGGCGCTGGTGCCATTGGGCTGATGTTCGCTCTTTTGGGATCGATTCAGCCTGTTGCGGGTGGGCCGTATGGATACGCAAGAGACTCATTAGGCGATTACTCGGGTTTTCAGACCAACTATGTCTATTGGACCGCCAATGTCGTTGGCAATATTGCCATTGCCACAACGGTGACTGGATATTTTACGGAGTTCATCCCAGCTTTAAAGAGCATGCAGTTGGATTTATATTTTACGACTGGTCTAGTCTGGCTCGCTGTCATAATAAACTTGGGAGGACCCAGGTGGGTGGGCTTATTCACCAGTTCAGGAACTTTGCTGGCGTTGGTTCCCATTTTGCTGCTTTTAATTTTTGGATGGATATGGTTTGACCCATCTCTATTTAGCGCTAACTGGAATCCGCATCAGCTTTCTTTTACCCACGCGCTCACCAAGAGCGGCACATTTGCGCTGTGGGCCTTTATGGGCATTGAAAGCGCGTCTGTGGCATCCGATGTGATTGATAACCCCAAACGCAATATCCCTTTGGCTACGTTGATCGGCTTTTGTATGTCAGCGGTATTATATATTGGAACTTCCAGCCTGTTGATGGGGCTCATGACGGCTGAAGATCTTTCTAATTCGTCGGCGCCATTTTCGGATGCCGCTTTTAAAATGATTGGTCCCGCAGGCGCGATGATCATGGCCGTATGCGCTATTTTTAAAGCATTTTCGTCGTTGGTCGGTTGGACTTTAATCGTCAATCAATCCGCTTATGCAGCCTCCAAAGACGGACTATTTCTAAAGATCTATAGCAAGAAGGATGGTCGGGGCATCCCGGTTTGGAACTTTGTGCTTTCTGGGATCTTAATGACTTTGATCGTGTTGGGCATTCACTCATCCAGCTTGACCAGAGAGTTCGATAAGATCATTAATATCGCTGTCATTTTGACGGTTTTGCCCTATCTTTACTCCGGGGTTGCCTTTTTAAGCTATACCTGGAATGTTGATAGCACGCGTTGGCAACGAGTCGGGTTGTCCATTACGCTAGCAATCGCCAGTCTGTACTGCCTGTCGGTTGTCGCTGGTTCAGATGCCGCATTGGTTCGAACCGCGATGATAATCCTATTTGTCAGCATCCCCCTATATCCTCTCTTTAGCCTAGGACGTAAGCGGGGGGCCAAACCCGTCATGAGAAGATAAGAATATTTGAGATGAAAGCGAGAATTATTTTTCTTCTGTTAAGTGCGCACGTCGCCTACAGCAATAGCCACGAACTCACGCCAGTGCCTTTTGTGGACCTACAAAGGTATGCAGGTACCTGGCATGAAATCGCCAGACTTCCGGATTCGGCTGAAACCAACTGCGTTGAAAGCAAAGCCGAGTACCTATGGAAAAATGGTGCCATGCAAGTGCGGCACTTTTGTCGCAAAGCCAACGGCTCTCGCAAGCAGTCGGTTTCCAAAATAGCCATCGAAAACCCGCCCAATAACTCAAAGCTTAAAATTCAACTCGGGCCTAAATGGCTGAACTGGGTAGGTCTGGATGCCAACGAACACTGGATCATAGATCTAGACCCCAACTACCAATTTGCTGTGGTCAGCGAACCTGGAAAGCGCCAACTGAAAATCTTAAGCCGAACCCCCACCTTAGAAAAGCCAGTATACGACAAGATTATTGCTGAACTAAAAGCGCGGCATTTCGATCTTTCGCACCTAATTGTTCTCCAAAATACGCAGCCCGCGGTGGCGCAGGGCGAAACTTGCCAAAGTGAAAAGAGCGGCTTACATAGTGCAGAGCTATGTATATCAAATCCTTTCTGTTCTTAATCTTTAGTGTCAGCTTATATGCAAATGCTTGGTGGGAAGGCAAAGTGGTCTACCAAGTTTACCTGCGAAGTTTTCAAGATTCCAACAACGATGGCATTGGCGACATCCCTGGCCTTATCTCTAGATTAGACTATCTGCAAAGCCTGGGCGTTGATGCTTTATGGCTATCCCCAATTCATAAATCGCCAGATTACGACTTTGGCTACGACGTCAAAGGGTATTTCAGCATCCACCCAGCCCTTGGGACACATCAGGATTTCCAGCAGCTAACCTTACAAGCCAATAAGCGCGGCATCAAAATCATGATGGATTTGGTCATTAATCATACTTCGGACCAGCATCCTTGGTTTCTGGCTTCCAAATCTTCGAAATCAAATCCCAAACGAAACTGGTACATCTGGTCAGATGGCAAAGGAAATCAACCCCCAAACAATTGGCGCTCTCGTTTAGACGAATCCTCTTGGGTGTATGACGAATCGAGCAATCAATATTACCAGCATTCTTTCTTTAAAGAGCAGCCCGATCTGAACCTGCGCAACCCAGAAGTCCAAAAAGAAATCGAAAAAATTATGCACTTCTGGCTGGAAAGAGGCGTCAGCGGCTTCAGACTAGATCTCGCCAACTACTACATGAAAGATGCTGGCCTCAGGGATAACCCCGCCACCAACTCCTGGTCGAAATGGTTTCAAAGTAGCGTCTATGCATACATGGGCCAAGAGCATCTGTACGACAAAAATCACCCAGACTTAGCCAATTTTTATCGAAAACTGCGAACCATCGCCGACAATCATAACGCTCTACTTCTCGGCGAAGTTGATGTGGACGACGGCGAGCAGGCGATCTACGCGGCTCGCTCCGTATCCAATCAAACCAAGGGCACCGGGCTTCATCTATCATTGCACCGCGACTTTATATCGAACAAATTTTCAGCCGAAGGGCTGGAGAATATTATCACAGAGCACGAAGCACTCATGCCTAGAGATATTCCGATGGTGGTGACCTTCAATAACCACGATCATCAAAGATTCTCGACCACTCACACAGCCGCCGAAACGCGTTTAGCCGCCCTCTTTACCTTAACCAGCAAAGGCTTCCCGGTCTTATACTATGGCGAAGAAATCGGCCTTAAAGACGCCTACGTTCCACAAGCTTTAGGCAAAGACCCATTGCCCAGAATCATGTGGAAGCCAGCCTATTTCGCCCAGATTGGCAGAGACGGCTGTCGCACCCCGATGCATTGGGACAATACTGCGTATGCAGGGTTCTCCAAGGTAGAACCGTGGATCACCTTCGACAAAGAAGGCGCCGTGAGTGTGGAAGAACAAGAACAAGATGCAAAATCCTTGCTGAATTTTTACAAAAAGTTGATCTCTCTACGCAAGCAACATGTGGCGTTGGCAAAAGGCAAACAAACACTCTATAAAACCGGCATCAAAAATCTGCTGATATTCAAAAGAGAGTATAAAGATCAAACAATTTGGGTAGCGATGAACTTTAGCCCTGCCAATTGGATCTCGCTAAACACCCAAATCACTCCCGAAAATATCCTAGCAAGCACCCACCCCCAGACCACCAACCTAACCGAACTAGGTCCGATGCAAGCAGTAAT
This window harbors:
- the adiC gene encoding arginine/agmatine antiporter; the encoded protein is MVENQHKVGVVPATLMVAGNIMGSGVFMLPANLAATGGIAIYGWIVTIIGALCLSMVYARMSSIDDSAGGSYAYAKRAFGPFIGYQTNLLYWVGNWIGNVALTVVGVGYLSFFFSTLGTPMGGAIACIGMIWLFTYINILGPKITSRVQSVTTVLALIVIVGVAIFGWFRFSLDTYMTSWNVQHLGTFPAIQSVLNVTLWSFIGVETASVAAGVVENPKKNVPIATIGGVALAAVCYLLSCTAIMGVIPGPELIKSAAPFADAAKLAMGEIGGGIVSFCAAAGCLGSLGGWIMATGLSAKAASDDGLFPKIFGRANAKGTPVMGLIIVAVLMTLCVILTVSPSASKEFGTISSIAVLLTLVAYIYVASALIAIASRANQALGVIIFISVVSIAFCSWAVIGTKGGEPAWLAVILLASTAMYALTTKGEKV
- a CDS encoding Orn/Lys/Arg decarboxylase N-terminal domain-containing protein produces the protein MIERTSAVIRHRVLLAHEAIEEGGGAARALMALEEELLMRDIDMVKGSDDSASIFSTDASLHGVLVSWTLPGALELIQVIRKRNGKIPIFLLIEREDSANLSKEILTIVSELIWLFEDSLPFIAGRIEASIHLYSSNILGPMAKALLEFDHIHEYSWHTPGHTGGTAFQKAPAGRLFFDYFGENLFRSDLSISVGELGSLLDHSGPIGEGEKYAARVFGADRTYCVTNGTSTSNRIIWMASVCRGQLALVDRNCHKSTEHGLTLTGAIPQYLMPTRNQYGIIGPIPPEHLVSEAIHANGTPVHCVITNSTYDGLTYNVDRVLELIGDSVDRIHFDEAWYAYARFHPLYRGRHAMRKGSENGSLQGPTLFATHSTHKLLAALSQASFIHIKDGRNSIDHARFNESFMMHASTSPLYTIIASNDVTTSMMDGPGGEALMDEAIRDAIAFRQLVTKLWREHADSNDWFFQTWNPTEIEQTPFEQVSPDRLACDPSCWVLHPNDEWHGFHLEDDYCMLDPIKVQVVTTPGNFPAGLLTAYLDAKGIEVEKTNDYSILFLFSIGVTNAKWSTLLHQLLAFKQDFDANLPLTEAIPAIANFYPGLGLKDLGKRMQDHMVKNGTLDLQAKAFSKLPTPTMIPADAYQRLLANAIQRIPLNQAAGRTAATGLVPYPPGIPLIMPGENIGSADEPFMKYLLALEAWDKEFPGFAHDTHGIEPENGVYHLLVLK
- a CDS encoding lipocalin family protein; protein product: MKARIIFLLLSAHVAYSNSHELTPVPFVDLQRYAGTWHEIARLPDSAETNCVESKAEYLWKNGAMQVRHFCRKANGSRKQSVSKIAIENPPNNSKLKIQLGPKWLNWVGLDANEHWIIDLDPNYQFAVVSEPGKRQLKILSRTPTLEKPVYDKIIAELKARHFDLSHLIVLQNTQPAVAQGETCQSEKSGLHSAELCISNPFCS
- the hemB gene encoding porphobilinogen synthase; amino-acid sequence: MNNFPAYPINRPRRLRRTPNMRELLQETRLSVSDFIYPIFVRHGNDKKPIGSMPGQLQHSLQSLVDEVKHVEQLGIKAVMLFGIPEKKDAHGSDNLSASGIAASAIQVIKKACPDLLVISDLCLCDYSDHGHCTLIDPSNGHFLNEPTLEYLAKAAVVHASAGSDMIAPSGCIDGMVQAIRAGLNEAKFIYTPIMSYSVKYASSLYSPFREAAECAPQFGNRKTYQMDPPNAREAIKEMAIDIAEGADILIVKPAGFYLDIIQSAKANFDVPITAYQVSGEYAMLHASAQLGWTDLQSTALESLTAIKRAGANQIITYFAKDVAQWIS
- a CDS encoding alpha-amylase family glycosyl hydrolase, with amino-acid sequence MYIKSFLFLIFSVSLYANAWWEGKVVYQVYLRSFQDSNNDGIGDIPGLISRLDYLQSLGVDALWLSPIHKSPDYDFGYDVKGYFSIHPALGTHQDFQQLTLQANKRGIKIMMDLVINHTSDQHPWFLASKSSKSNPKRNWYIWSDGKGNQPPNNWRSRLDESSWVYDESSNQYYQHSFFKEQPDLNLRNPEVQKEIEKIMHFWLERGVSGFRLDLANYYMKDAGLRDNPATNSWSKWFQSSVYAYMGQEHLYDKNHPDLANFYRKLRTIADNHNALLLGEVDVDDGEQAIYAARSVSNQTKGTGLHLSLHRDFISNKFSAEGLENIITEHEALMPRDIPMVVTFNNHDHQRFSTTHTAAETRLAALFTLTSKGFPVLYYGEEIGLKDAYVPQALGKDPLPRIMWKPAYFAQIGRDGCRTPMHWDNTAYAGFSKVEPWITFDKEGAVSVEEQEQDAKSLLNFYKKLISLRKQHVALAKGKQTLYKTGIKNLLIFKREYKDQTIWVAMNFSPANWISLNTQITPENILASTHPQTTNLTELGPMQAVITTKIPSPTL
- the hemE gene encoding uroporphyrinogen decarboxylase — protein: MDFLNALQNKPVSKTPIWLMRQAGRYMASYRALRAKHTLLELVKTPELACEVTLQPLAAFKLDAAIIFSDILPILETLGLGLDFVHGEGPVLDNPIRTRAQVQNLTLRPIEETVGFTLDAIKLVKPEIKVPLIGFSGSPFTLACYAIEGGSSKDHRLAKTFMYSEPEAWHRLMSTLAELVGQYLLLQADAGVDVLQVFDSWAGSLSAIDYERFVFPHTQKVIRTAKRSGKPVIYFSTGTAGFNHLIAKLDADAYSIDWRMPLGQAHEILGTHKPIQGNLDPLTLLAPWDELKHQIDFVLAQAPKTGFIFNLGHGILQQTPEDNVRRLTDYLNA
- a CDS encoding amino acid permease — encoded protein: MTDAQPKKMNLLMASLLVLVNMVGTGIFLLPVSMASIGSISIWGWLMATVGAGAIGLMFALLGSIQPVAGGPYGYARDSLGDYSGFQTNYVYWTANVVGNIAIATTVTGYFTEFIPALKSMQLDLYFTTGLVWLAVIINLGGPRWVGLFTSSGTLLALVPILLLLIFGWIWFDPSLFSANWNPHQLSFTHALTKSGTFALWAFMGIESASVASDVIDNPKRNIPLATLIGFCMSAVLYIGTSSLLMGLMTAEDLSNSSAPFSDAAFKMIGPAGAMIMAVCAIFKAFSSLVGWTLIVNQSAYAASKDGLFLKIYSKKDGRGIPVWNFVLSGILMTLIVLGIHSSSLTREFDKIINIAVILTVLPYLYSGVAFLSYTWNVDSTRWQRVGLSITLAIASLYCLSVVAGSDAALVRTAMIILFVSIPLYPLFSLGRKRGAKPVMRR